GAGATTGGCCGCCGCCTCCTCTGCCGTGACGGGCTGCGCCGCAGCCGGGTGCGCCGCGGCGTGTGCGGGCCGCTTCCCCGCGCCCGCCGCCGGCGCGCGGGCCGGCGGGCGGTGCGGGGTGGCGGGTTTGATCGGCAGCGCGTCCATCAGCCGATCGACCGGATGAACTCTTTGACGATGTTGTTGTCGGCTTTGCGCTGCTGCATGGCGACGTCGCGCAAGGTGTTCGTCTCGCGCAGCAGCTCGGAGCGCTCGGACGACATCTCGTCGAACTGCTGCGACTGCGCCTGGAGCTGGAGCTGAAAGACCATTTGCTGCGCGTTGAGCGCCTCGGTCGCGGCCAGGTAGCCGCCGTTGAGCATGTTCTGCGCGCCGTTGCTGAAGCCGCCGACGGTCGACGCTCCGGATCCGCCGAAGCCGCCAGCCAGCGCGCCGGCTCCGATCGACAGCGGGTTCGCGCCCATCGCGGCGCCCTGCGCGGCGCCGGCGACCGCGCTCAAGAGGTTGAAGCCCATCTCGTTCGTCCTTTGTCAGTCGAGCGCGTCGGCGTAGTCGCCGGTCGCGGGAGCGAGGTCGCGTTGCGTGGCGTCGGGCTGCGCGAGCGGCCGGTACGCCGGGAGGTTCAGCGGCATCGCGCCGACCGGACAGTACTGCGCGCCGGCGGCGCCCTGGCCGAGGTCGCCGGCCAGCCCGCGCAACGCGTCGATCTCCGCGGTCGAGTCGCGCGGATCGGACGCGCCGGCGAGGGCGCCCGGCGAACCGCCCGCGCCGCCGAAGCCGCCGAGTTGTGCGTAGTGACGGAACACCGAGTCGGCGTAGCCGACCGGCTGGCCGTCGCCCCAGTCGGTGCGCGTTCCGGTCGCGTTCGGCGAGCCGGCGTTGTAGGCAGAGAGCGCCGAGCGCACGTCGCCGTACCGGGTCAGGTTCGACTCGAGCAGGCCGGCAGCGTAGTCGGCGTTCTGGGCCGGGTCCATCGCGGCGGGGGTGCGGGCGAAGGCGTGCCAGCGGTCGTCGATCTGGAAGAGGCCGTAGCCGTGGCCGCCGTCGCCGACGACGTTGCGGCCGGAGTTGCTGCCGGGACCGCCGGTCTCCTGGGCGGCGACGGCGGCCAGCAAGCGGGGGTCGAGGTGGTGGCGGGTCGCCGCGGCCGCGATCTCGGGGCCGTAGGCGACGTTGGAAGTGATAGTCATGGTGCCGGTCGATCACGCCGACCGAGCGCGTTGACAAGCCCCCCGGGGTCGTCTACCATAGGTCAGTTGCATGGGGTCTCCTCGCGGGGACCTCGTTCTATGGTATGGGCTCTTCACTGGTCATCGACGTCGGCTCGGTCCTGTCCGCGGGGCGGCCGATCTCTCTCGACGAACGGGTCGAGGTTCCGCCGTTCTCCTCCGTCACGTTCCCGCAGCCGGCGCACGTCCGGCTCGATCTACGGCGCGTCGGGCGGGGACTGGAGGTCGACGGAACCATCGAGGCGGCCGCCGCGGGGCCGTGCGACCGGTGCCTTGAGGACGCCGTCGTCCCGCTGACGGTCGATGTCGACGAACGGTTCGACCCGCCAAGCGGAACGAGCGATCCTTTCGGCGAGAACAACGTCCTGAGCGGCACGTCGCTGGACGTGGGCGACCTGGTCAGGCAACTGGTGACCAGCGCGCTTCCGATGACCCTGACGTGCCCGGGCGGCTGCGCCCGCCCTCCCGAGTTGTTGATGGAAAGCGATCATGGCGAATCTCAAGTGGAAGACCCCTCGATCCAAGACGCGTAGCCGGCGCGCTGCGAACTGGAAGCTCAACCCGGTGACGACGGTCGAGTGCCCGCAGTGCCACCAGCCGAAGCGGCCGCATTTCGTGTGCGATTTCTGCGGGACGTACGACGGCCGGCAAGTCGTGGCGAAAGACGAGCCTACGGGCCATCAGCACGGTTAGTTGAATCAGACTGGGGTCCGCATCGCGGGCGTCGGGCACTACGTGCCCAGCAAGGTGCTCACCAACGCCGACCTCGAGAAGCTGCTCGACACGTCGGACGAGTGGATCACCACGCGCACCGGGATGAAGGAGCGGCACATCGCCGCCCTCGACGAGCCGACCAGCGAGATCGCGCTCGCCGCGGCGCGCCACGCGCTCGACAACGCCGGCCTCACCGCGAAAGAGCTCGACTGCGTCATCGTCGCGACCGTCACGCCGGACTACGCGTTTCCGGCGACCGCCTGCATCGTCGGCGCGAAGCTCGGCGTGCCGGGCGTCCCCGCGTTCGACATGGAGATCGCGTGCAGCGGCTTCATCTACGGGCTCACCGTCGCTGCGAGCATGGTGCGCACCGGGGTTTTCAAGCGCGTCCTGCTGGTCGGCGCCGAGGAGCTCTCGCGCCTGGTGAACTACGAAGACCGCGGGACCGCGGTGCTCTTCGGCGACGGCGCGGGCGCGGTCGTCCTCGAAGCGAGCGAGACCGACTCGTTCTTGGGCTGCGAACTGGGCGCCGACGGTTCCGATCCGAACGCGCTGAAGCTCCCGATCAGCGGGACGGCCGATCCGCCGATCACCGCGGAGGACCTCGCCTGCAAGCGCAACACGATCTCGATGGACGGCAAGGAAGTCTTCCGCTTCGCCGTCACCAAGATGATCGAAGCCACGAACGTCGCGCTCGATAAGGCGAACATCCACTCGCACGACGTCTCGTGGGTGATTCCGCACCAGGCGAACATCCGCATCATCGAAGCCGCCGCGAAGCGGCTGGCGATCCCCGACGACCGCGTGGTCGTCAACATCGACCGCTACGGGAACACCAGCGCGGCGTCGATCCCGATCGCGCTCTCCGAGACCGTTGCCGCGGGCAAGCTCAAAGACGGCGACGTGCTGCTCTTCGTCGGCTTCGGCGGCGGCTTGAGCTGGGGCGCGGTGACCTGGCGCTGGAACACGCAGCGCACCTACGCCAACGGCAAAGCCGGCTAGTGCTCGGCCAAGACAACTAATGCGCGTCGGCGTCATCTTCCCCGGACAAGGCTCGCAAGTCGTCGGCATGGGCGTCGACGTCGCGCGCGCGTACCCGCAAGCGATGGCGTGCTTCGCGGCCGCGAAGACCCTGCTCGGCTACGACGTGTTGAACCTCTGCGAGCACGGCCCGCAAGAGCGGCTCACCGAGACGCGCTACGCGCAGCCGGCGATCTTCGTCGCGAACGTCGCGCTGGCGAAAGCGGTCGGCGAGGGGTTGCGGCCGGTCGTCAGCGCCGGGCACTCGTTCGGCGAGTACTGCTCGCTCACGCTCGCCGGCGCGCTGACGTTCGAGACGGCGCTCACGCTGGTGAACGAGCGCGGGCTCGCGATGAACCGCGCCGCCGCGCAGGCGAACGGCGCGATGGCGGCCGTGCTCGGGCTCGCACCGGACGCGCTGCGCGCGGCGGTCGCGCAGGCGGTCGAGCGCGGCGCCGGGCGCGTGCAGCTGGCGAACTTCAACGCGCCGGGCCAGATCGTGATCAGCGGCGACGCCGAGGGCGTGCGCTTCGCGGGCGAGCTCGCGATGGAAGCCGGCGCGAAGCGCGTCGTGCCGCTGAACGTCAGCGGCGCGTGGCACAGCGTGCTGATGGACCCCGCGCGCGCGGAGTTCGCGCCGCACGTCGCCGCGGCTACTTTCTTTCCGCCGGCGTTCAGCGTGATCTCGAACGTCGACGCGCAGCCGTACGGCGACGACGTCGAGCGCATCAAAGCGAACCTGGTGCGGTCCGTCACCGACGAAGTGCTCTGGCACGACACCGCGCTCGCGATGGTCGCGATGCAGCTCGACCTCATCGTCGAGTTCGGCGCCTCCGCGGTGCTCGC
The Candidatus Eremiobacterota bacterium genome window above contains:
- a CDS encoding transglycosylase SLT domain-containing protein yields the protein MTITSNVAYGPEIAAAATRHHLDPRLLAAVAAQETGGPGSNSGRNVVGDGGHGYGLFQIDDRWHAFARTPAAMDPAQNADYAAGLLESNLTRYGDVRSALSAYNAGSPNATGTRTDWGDGQPVGYADSVFRHYAQLGGFGGAGGSPGALAGASDPRDSTAEIDALRGLAGDLGQGAAGAQYCPVGAMPLNLPAYRPLAQPDATQRDLAPATGDYADALD
- a CDS encoding DUF177 domain-containing protein, with amino-acid sequence MGSSLVIDVGSVLSAGRPISLDERVEVPPFSSVTFPQPAHVRLDLRRVGRGLEVDGTIEAAAAGPCDRCLEDAVVPLTVDVDERFDPPSGTSDPFGENNVLSGTSLDVGDLVRQLVTSALPMTLTCPGGCARPPELLMESDHGESQVEDPSIQDA
- the rpmF gene encoding 50S ribosomal protein L32; this encodes MANLKWKTPRSKTRSRRAANWKLNPVTTVECPQCHQPKRPHFVCDFCGTYDGRQVVAKDEPTGHQHG
- a CDS encoding ketoacyl-ACP synthase III, encoding MNQTGVRIAGVGHYVPSKVLTNADLEKLLDTSDEWITTRTGMKERHIAALDEPTSEIALAAARHALDNAGLTAKELDCVIVATVTPDYAFPATACIVGAKLGVPGVPAFDMEIACSGFIYGLTVAASMVRTGVFKRVLLVGAEELSRLVNYEDRGTAVLFGDGAGAVVLEASETDSFLGCELGADGSDPNALKLPISGTADPPITAEDLACKRNTISMDGKEVFRFAVTKMIEATNVALDKANIHSHDVSWVIPHQANIRIIEAAAKRLAIPDDRVVVNIDRYGNTSAASIPIALSETVAAGKLKDGDVLLFVGFGGGLSWGAVTWRWNTQRTYANGKAG
- the fabD gene encoding ACP S-malonyltransferase, encoding MRVGVIFPGQGSQVVGMGVDVARAYPQAMACFAAAKTLLGYDVLNLCEHGPQERLTETRYAQPAIFVANVALAKAVGEGLRPVVSAGHSFGEYCSLTLAGALTFETALTLVNERGLAMNRAAAQANGAMAAVLGLAPDALRAAVAQAVERGAGRVQLANFNAPGQIVISGDAEGVRFAGELAMEAGAKRVVPLNVSGAWHSVLMDPARAEFAPHVAAATFFPPAFSVISNVDAQPYGDDVERIKANLVRSVTDEVLWHDTALAMVAMQLDLIVEFGASAVLAPMFKRIEGAPKAITVSDAAAVEKLRAQLTESQPPELVEG